One genomic region from Hoeflea algicola encodes:
- a CDS encoding peroxidase-related enzyme (This protein belongs to a clade of uncharacterized proteins related to peroxidases such as the alkylhydroperoxidase AhpD.), translating into MTSAPEAVIALNLKQETPLSDAMTAYFAKCEEKLGMVPNVLRAYAFNNNKLEAFAAFYNDLMLADSGLSKLDRELIAVAVSAVNRCYYCLTAHGAAVRVLSGKPELGEQMVMNYLVADLKPKQRAMLDFAVLMTEDPARIEEADRQALRDVGYSDRDIWDIAAVASFYNMSNRMASATDMRPNAEYHGMAR; encoded by the coding sequence GCCGTGATCGCGCTGAATCTCAAGCAGGAAACGCCGCTTAGCGATGCCATGACCGCCTACTTCGCCAAATGCGAGGAAAAGCTCGGGATGGTCCCCAATGTGCTCAGGGCCTACGCCTTCAACAATAACAAGCTGGAAGCCTTTGCGGCCTTCTACAATGACCTGATGCTGGCGGATTCCGGCCTGAGCAAACTCGACCGGGAGTTGATTGCGGTGGCGGTCTCGGCGGTCAACCGGTGCTATTATTGCCTGACTGCCCATGGAGCTGCGGTGCGGGTGTTGTCGGGAAAGCCGGAACTGGGCGAGCAAATGGTGATGAACTATCTGGTGGCCGACCTGAAGCCGAAACAACGGGCGATGCTCGATTTCGCAGTGCTGATGACCGAAGACCCGGCACGGATCGAAGAGGCGGACCGGCAGGCGCTGCGCGATGTGGGATACAGCGATCGGGATATATGGGATATCGCCGCGGTTGCCTCTTTTTACAACATGAGCAACCGGATGGCGTCGGCCACCGACATGCGCCCCAACGCCGAATATCATGGCATGGCCCGCTGA
- a CDS encoding carbonic anhydrase: MSTFPSRLLEGYKTFMSGRYTAERDRYRQLAETGQEPHTLVIACCDSRTAPETVFDCGPGEMFVIRNVSNLVPPYEPDDNLHATSAALEFAVQALKIRQIVVLGHGRCGGIKAALDPNAAPLSPGDFIGHWVKLLKPAAQQIQDSQLMTSGERQIALERISIRNSISNLRSFPCVKILEDRGKMKLHGAWFDISTGELWVMDPQTGDFYRPDLPLA, encoded by the coding sequence ATGTCGACATTTCCATCCAGGCTTCTTGAAGGCTACAAAACATTCATGAGCGGCCGCTACACGGCCGAAAGAGATCGTTACAGACAATTGGCCGAAACCGGCCAGGAACCACACACGCTGGTCATTGCCTGCTGCGATTCACGCACCGCACCCGAGACCGTTTTCGATTGTGGTCCGGGCGAAATGTTCGTAATCCGCAATGTCTCCAATCTGGTGCCGCCCTACGAGCCGGATGATAATCTTCACGCTACCTCGGCAGCGCTCGAATTTGCAGTGCAGGCACTCAAGATTCGGCAGATCGTCGTGCTCGGCCATGGCCGCTGCGGCGGCATCAAGGCAGCGCTCGATCCCAATGCGGCGCCGCTCTCGCCGGGCGATTTCATCGGCCACTGGGTGAAACTACTGAAGCCAGCGGCGCAACAGATCCAGGACAGCCAGCTGATGACCAGCGGCGAGCGGCAGATCGCGCTGGAGCGTATCTCGATCCGCAACTCGATCTCCAATCTGCGGAGTTTTCCGTGCGTCAAGATCCTTGAAGATCGCGGCAAGATGAAGCTGCACGGCGCCTGGTTCGATATTTCGACCGGTGAACTGTGGGTCATGGACCCCCAAACCGGCGATTTCTACCGGCCCGACCTGCCTCTGGCTTGA
- a CDS encoding lytic murein transglycosylase — protein MNDTGGKLTAAGIAALVMIGFATPAIAAQCGNNSKGFPAWITQFKKEAARAGISERTLDRAFANVRYATKTISLDRNQRSFKLSFDQFMQKRGANTIISQGKKLKKRNAGMFDAIEKKYGVPAGPLLAIWGMESGFGRFSGNQHTMSAVATLAYDCRRSAFFTEQLYAQLQLIQKGWLSPDFKGAAHGEIGQTQFLPANVVRFGVDGDRNGSVDLASSADALASTANFLRAHGWSRGGGYQPGEGNHRAIEGWNAASVYQKAIAKIGADIDG, from the coding sequence ATGAACGACACGGGTGGAAAACTGACCGCAGCGGGCATTGCCGCGCTGGTTATGATAGGCTTCGCCACACCGGCGATTGCCGCACAATGCGGCAACAACTCCAAGGGCTTTCCCGCTTGGATCACCCAGTTCAAGAAGGAAGCGGCCCGGGCAGGCATCTCCGAGCGCACGCTCGACAGGGCTTTCGCCAACGTCCGTTATGCCACCAAGACGATTTCGCTGGACCGCAATCAGCGCAGCTTCAAATTGTCTTTCGACCAGTTCATGCAGAAGCGCGGCGCCAACACCATCATTTCCCAGGGCAAGAAGCTGAAGAAGCGCAATGCCGGAATGTTCGATGCGATCGAGAAGAAATACGGCGTACCTGCCGGTCCGCTGCTCGCGATCTGGGGCATGGAATCAGGTTTCGGCCGGTTTTCCGGCAACCAGCACACCATGTCGGCTGTGGCGACGCTGGCCTATGATTGCCGTCGCTCGGCGTTTTTCACCGAACAGCTCTATGCCCAGTTGCAGCTCATACAGAAGGGCTGGCTGAGCCCCGACTTCAAGGGCGCCGCCCATGGCGAAATCGGCCAGACCCAGTTCCTGCCCGCAAATGTCGTCCGTTTCGGCGTCGATGGCGACCGCAACGGCAGCGTCGATCTGGCGTCCTCTGCCGACGCACTGGCCTCGACCGCGAATTTCCTCCGCGCCCATGGCTGGAGCCGCGGCGGCGGCTATCAGCCGGGAGAGGGCAACCACCGGGCGATCGAGGGCTGGAACGCAGCCAGCGTCTACCAAAAGGCAATTGCCAAGATCGGTGCGGACATCGACGGTTGA
- the pdxY gene encoding pyridoxal kinase PdxY — translation MSQGNQNNPGIHPAVIVISSHVVRGSVGNRAAVFALETLGFPVWAVPTVILPWHPGHSRATRIVPSREDFSALIDDLCRAPWLGEVGAVLSGYLGEAGQAEDIARLVGAVRAANPGALYMCDPVIGDTGGLYVPEITANAIANKLIPIASIATPNVHELGWLSGAEVKDTASMLSAAETLGPARVLVTSAIAMMAGSTGNLLVSGGEAHMAEHRSIANAPNGLGDLMSATFLARLLEGMAEEKALQMATGAVFEILARTARRGADELTLETDAQSLRTPMAMVNMRRVHSGTRRKHP, via the coding sequence ATGAGCCAGGGCAACCAGAACAATCCGGGGATCCACCCGGCGGTGATCGTCATTTCCAGCCATGTGGTGCGCGGATCGGTGGGCAACCGCGCCGCCGTGTTCGCACTGGAAACCCTCGGGTTTCCTGTGTGGGCGGTTCCAACCGTGATCCTTCCCTGGCATCCGGGGCATTCGCGAGCCACCCGGATTGTTCCTTCAAGAGAGGATTTCTCGGCGCTGATTGATGATTTGTGCCGGGCGCCCTGGCTTGGCGAAGTCGGCGCGGTGCTCAGCGGCTATCTCGGCGAGGCTGGCCAGGCGGAAGACATCGCCCGGCTGGTGGGCGCAGTGCGGGCGGCCAATCCGGGTGCGCTGTACATGTGCGACCCCGTGATCGGCGATACCGGCGGGCTCTATGTTCCGGAAATTACCGCCAATGCCATTGCGAACAAGCTGATTCCGATCGCCAGCATCGCCACCCCGAATGTGCATGAGCTTGGCTGGTTGTCGGGCGCCGAGGTCAAAGATACGGCATCGATGTTGTCGGCGGCGGAGACGCTGGGGCCGGCCAGGGTGCTGGTCACCTCGGCGATCGCGATGATGGCGGGCAGCACCGGCAACCTGCTGGTCAGCGGCGGTGAGGCCCATATGGCCGAACACCGCAGCATCGCCAATGCGCCAAACGGCCTCGGCGACCTGATGTCGGCGACCTTCCTGGCGCGGCTGCTGGAAGGAATGGCTGAGGAGAAGGCGCTGCAAATGGCTACTGGCGCCGTGTTCGAGATCCTGGCACGAACCGCACGGCGCGGCGCTGACGAGTTGACGCTTGAGACCGATGCGCAGAGTCTGCGCACGCCGATGGCGATGGTCAATATGCGGCGGGTTCATTCCGGGACAAGACGAAAACACCCATAA
- a CDS encoding cation:proton antiporter — MTDFLLLAFVFLVAGVFAVPIATRLGLGSVLGYLIAGIAISPVLALLDVDVLSIQHFAEFGVVMMLFLVGLELEPKMLWQMRTRLIGLGGAQVAGSTLLVMMVAMALGQSWTVSLAIGLVLSLSSTAIVLQSLNEKGLLKSDGGQSSFSVLLFQDIAVIPMLALIPLLALPELLEAHHAASAAQGSGGGDHGATMSLVAGLNGWQTTLVTLAAVAAVVLIGSRLTRPLFRFIATSQLRELFTATALLMVIGIALLMSLVGLSPALGTFLAGVVLANSEYRHELESDIGPFKGLLLGLFFMSVGAGINFALLADNPGLIVALTLALIAIKAGVLYVLALVFKLRGGDRWLFALGLAQAGEFGFVLLSFTVANSVIPAEIADQLLLVVALSMVLTPGLFILYDRVIAPRFVEADGRQTDQIDEQNHIIIAGHGRMGGLIQRMLSAAGYGSTVIDFNSKRIDMMGRFGLKSYYGDATRPELLHAAGISEAKLIVIAIDDREQITELTRYLQHTHPGVHVLARAVDRDHVYDLWAAGCRDIVRETYDSSIRMGRSAFEALGISTPHAHAMADAFDRMDRKSMLEVASVYDPKLTLAENEPYIQKVREMMGPWRAELARQMEEIRRSDTT; from the coding sequence ATGACCGATTTTCTGTTGCTTGCATTTGTGTTTCTTGTCGCGGGCGTTTTCGCTGTGCCGATTGCCACGCGGCTGGGACTTGGCTCGGTGCTTGGCTACCTGATCGCCGGTATTGCAATTTCGCCGGTGCTGGCGCTGCTCGATGTCGACGTGCTGTCGATTCAGCATTTTGCCGAGTTCGGCGTGGTGATGATGCTGTTTCTGGTCGGCCTCGAACTGGAGCCGAAAATGCTCTGGCAGATGCGGACGCGGTTGATCGGGCTTGGCGGCGCGCAGGTAGCGGGCAGCACGCTTCTGGTGATGATGGTGGCGATGGCGCTGGGCCAATCCTGGACGGTGAGCCTGGCGATCGGGCTGGTGCTGTCGCTCTCGTCGACGGCGATCGTGCTGCAGTCGCTCAATGAAAAGGGACTGTTGAAAAGCGATGGCGGGCAATCGAGTTTCTCGGTGCTGTTGTTCCAGGACATTGCCGTGATTCCAATGCTGGCGCTGATCCCGTTGTTGGCGCTGCCGGAATTGCTCGAAGCCCATCACGCTGCCAGTGCCGCGCAGGGATCCGGCGGCGGCGATCATGGCGCGACGATGAGCCTGGTGGCCGGGCTCAATGGCTGGCAAACCACGCTGGTCACCCTGGCCGCGGTGGCCGCTGTGGTGTTGATCGGCAGTCGGCTGACGCGGCCCCTGTTTCGCTTCATCGCAACCTCGCAATTGCGCGAGCTTTTCACCGCCACGGCCTTGCTGATGGTAATCGGCATCGCCTTGCTGATGTCGCTGGTCGGTCTGTCGCCGGCGCTCGGCACCTTTCTTGCCGGTGTGGTGCTGGCCAACAGCGAATACCGCCACGAACTGGAATCCGATATCGGCCCGTTCAAGGGGCTATTGCTCGGTCTGTTTTTCATGAGTGTCGGCGCCGGCATCAATTTCGCGCTGTTGGCCGACAATCCGGGGCTGATCGTCGCCCTGACCCTGGCGCTGATCGCCATAAAGGCCGGCGTGCTCTATGTGCTGGCGCTGGTCTTCAAGCTGCGTGGCGGCGATCGCTGGCTGTTTGCATTGGGATTGGCGCAGGCCGGTGAGTTCGGCTTCGTGTTGTTGTCGTTTACGGTGGCAAATTCGGTGATCCCGGCTGAGATCGCCGATCAGCTGCTGTTGGTGGTGGCGCTGTCGATGGTACTGACGCCGGGGCTTTTCATACTCTATGACCGGGTTATCGCGCCACGGTTTGTCGAGGCAGACGGGCGGCAAACCGACCAGATCGACGAGCAAAACCACATCATCATAGCTGGCCATGGCCGCATGGGCGGGCTGATCCAGCGGATGCTGTCGGCAGCCGGTTACGGCTCGACGGTGATTGATTTCAATTCCAAACGCATCGACATGATGGGCCGTTTCGGGTTGAAATCCTATTATGGCGACGCCACCCGACCCGAACTTCTGCATGCGGCCGGCATCTCTGAGGCCAAGCTGATCGTTATCGCCATCGATGATCGTGAGCAGATTACCGAATTGACCAGATATCTGCAGCATACCCATCCGGGCGTGCATGTGCTGGCGCGCGCGGTTGACCGTGACCATGTCTATGATCTCTGGGCCGCCGGCTGCCGCGATATCGTCCGCGAGACCTATGACAGCTCGATCCGGATGGGCCGATCCGCGTTTGAGGCGTTGGGGATTTCCACGCCCCATGCTCACGCCATGGCCGACGCCTTCGACCGCATGGACCGGAAATCGATGCTTGAGGTGGCGAGCGTCTACGATCCGAAACTGACGCTGGCTGAGAACGAGCCCTATATCCAGAAGGTGCGCGAGATGATGGGGCCCTGGCGCGCCGAACTGGCCCGGCAGATGGAAGAAATCCGCCGTTCAGACACAACCTGA
- a CDS encoding aspartate-semialdehyde dehydrogenase produces MGFKIAIVGATGNVGREMLNILSERAFPVSEVVALASSRSVGTEVSFGDKTLKVKNLENYDFTGTDLCLMSAGGTISKKWSPKIAAQGCIVIDNSSAWRYDADVPLIVPEVNPDAITGYTKRNIIANPNCSTAQLVVALKPLHDHAKIKRLVISTYQSVSGAGKDGMDELFNQTRAVFVADSISTHKFTKRIAFNVIPHIDDFMEDGYTKEEWKVLAETKKMLDPKIKVTCTAVRVPVFIGHSESVNIEFENEISAEEARDILRDAPGCQVIDKHEDGGYITPYECAGEDATFISRIREDATVENGLNIWVVSDNLRKGAALNTIQIAELLVNRRLIKPRLAA; encoded by the coding sequence ATGGGTTTCAAAATCGCAATTGTCGGTGCGACGGGCAATGTCGGCCGCGAAATGCTCAACATTTTGTCAGAGCGCGCCTTCCCTGTCAGCGAAGTCGTAGCCCTTGCCTCGAGCCGCTCGGTGGGCACCGAAGTTTCCTTCGGCGACAAGACCCTGAAGGTCAAGAATCTCGAAAATTATGATTTTACCGGCACCGATCTCTGCCTGATGTCTGCCGGTGGCACGATCAGCAAGAAATGGTCGCCCAAGATCGCCGCCCAAGGCTGCATCGTCATCGATAATTCCTCGGCCTGGCGCTACGACGCCGACGTGCCGTTGATCGTGCCTGAAGTCAATCCGGATGCGATCACCGGCTATACCAAGCGCAACATCATCGCCAACCCGAATTGCTCGACGGCACAGCTGGTCGTCGCGCTCAAGCCGCTGCATGATCACGCCAAGATCAAACGCCTGGTGATCTCGACCTACCAGTCGGTTTCCGGCGCCGGCAAGGACGGCATGGACGAGCTGTTCAACCAGACCCGCGCCGTGTTTGTCGCAGATTCGATCTCGACCCACAAATTCACCAAGCGCATCGCCTTCAACGTCATTCCGCATATCGATGACTTCATGGAAGACGGCTACACCAAGGAAGAATGGAAGGTGCTGGCCGAAACCAAGAAGATGCTGGATCCGAAGATCAAGGTCACCTGCACCGCCGTGCGCGTGCCGGTGTTCATCGGCCATTCGGAATCGGTCAATATCGAGTTTGAAAACGAGATTTCTGCCGAGGAAGCCCGTGACATCCTGCGCGACGCACCCGGCTGCCAGGTCATCGACAAGCACGAGGACGGTGGCTACATCACGCCCTATGAATGTGCTGGCGAAGACGCCACCTTCATCTCGCGCATCCGCGAGGACGCAACTGTCGAAAACGGCCTCAACATCTGGGTCGTCTCTGACAATCTGCGCAAGGGTGCCGCTCTCAACACCATTCAGATCGCCGAACTGCTGGTCAACCGGCGGCTGATCAAGCCGCGGCTGGCTGCCTGA
- a CDS encoding nuclear transport factor 2 family protein, which yields MRLIRTVLIAATVLVAIPAVAAAQTTSSLLERWYTALFDVNRVALTDLLADDAKIELGDLEVTQTKAEFVEALDEWEEIAATANFAWQLDPEARIDDTTATALVCYQFTDNELLIREAFTFKGGKIIHSVQTTVDESCDEF from the coding sequence ATGCGTCTGATCCGAACTGTACTTATTGCCGCCACCGTGCTTGTCGCCATCCCGGCGGTTGCCGCGGCGCAAACGACAAGTTCGCTGCTGGAGCGATGGTATACGGCACTGTTCGACGTCAACCGGGTCGCACTCACCGATTTGCTGGCCGATGATGCGAAAATCGAACTTGGGGATCTCGAGGTAACCCAGACCAAAGCGGAATTCGTCGAGGCGCTGGATGAATGGGAAGAGATTGCCGCCACGGCCAATTTTGCCTGGCAACTCGACCCCGAGGCGAGGATCGACGACACCACTGCCACGGCGCTGGTGTGTTACCAGTTCACCGACAATGAATTGCTGATCCGCGAGGCGTTCACCTTCAAGGGCGGCAAGATCATCCACAGCGTACAAACCACGGTGGACGAAAGCTGCGACGAATTCTGA